In one Culex quinquefasciatus strain JHB chromosome 2, VPISU_Cqui_1.0_pri_paternal, whole genome shotgun sequence genomic region, the following are encoded:
- the LOC6031211 gene encoding glutaryl-CoA dehydrogenase, mitochondrial: protein MEKHYERNHPAGITPIPSLPRAFIRVKIKETLPSAQSGSSERLKVKPTGLVCCFFVPSILRSWVVQFSRSYLNLLRVMALRALTGRIGSLRGILNGGNVTRAFASTSQPEFSWEDPLNLESQLKEDEIAIRDSFRVYCEDKLLSRVIHANRDEVFHKEIMKELGSFGVLGCTIKGYECAGVSNVAYGLLTREVERIDSGYRSAFSVQSSLCMGAIYDYGSEAQKQKYLPKMARGELIGCFGLTEPNHGSDPSSMETRAVHDPKTKTYVLSGSKTWITNSPVADVCIVWGKTEDGKVRGFIVDRSESSQGLSTPKIQGKFSLRASDTGMILMDEVRIPEDNILPNVSGMRGPFGCLNNARYGIAWGALGAAESCLKIARGYTLDRKQFKRPLAANQIMQKKMADMLTEISLGLAACLHVGRLKDQKIHTPEMISMLKRNNAGKALEIARVARDMLGGNGISDEYHIIRHVMNLEAVNTYEGTHDIHALILGRAITGIAAF, encoded by the exons ATGGAAAAACACTACGAACGCAACCACCCAGCAGGTATCACACCAATACCAAGCCTTCCACGCGCGTTCATTCGAGTAAAAATTAAAGAGACTCTCCCATCTGCTCAGTCAGGCAGCAGTGAGCGATTGAAAGTGAAACCGACTGGTTTGGTGTGCTGTTTCTTCGTGCCAAGTATCTTGCGCAGCTGGGTTGTGCAATTCTCTAGAagctatttaaatttattacgcGTAATGGCACTGCGAGCGCTAACCGGTCGGATTGGATCCTTGCGCGGGATCCTGAACGGTGGCAACGTTACCCGAG CATTCGCATCAACCAGCCAAC CCGAATTCAGCTGGGAGGATCCGCTGAACCTGGAGTCACAGCTCAAGGAGGATGAGATCGCCATTCGGGACTCGTTCCGGGTTTACTGCGAGGACAAACTGCTGTCGCGGGTGATCCACGCTAATCGCGATGAGGTGTTTCACAAGGAGATCATGAAGGAACTGGGTTCGTTCGGGGTGCTGGGTTGCACGATCAAGGGTTACGAGTGTGCCGGCGTCAGCAACGTGGCGTATGGACTGCTAACGCGCGAAGTTGAGCGTATCGATAGCGGGTACAGATCGGCGTTCAGCGTTCAGAGCTCGCTGTGCATGGGCGCGATCTACGACTATGGCAGCGAGGCGCAGAAGCAAAAGTATCTGCCGAAGATGGCCCGCGGGGAGTTGATCGGATGCTTCGGACTGACCGAACCCAACCACGGTAGCGATCCGTCGTCGATGGAGACGCGAGCCGTTCACGATCCAAAGACGAAGACCTACGTGCTGTCCGGAAGCAAGACGTGGATCACCAACTCGCCGGTGGCGGACGTTTGCATCGTGTGGGGCAAGACCGAGGACGGCAAGGTTCGGGGATTTATCGTTGATCGGTCCGAGAGTTCGCAGGGACTGTCGACGCCAAAGATCCAGGGCAAATTTTCGCTGCGAGCGTCCGACACCGGAATGATTCTGATGGACGAAGTGCGCATCCCCGAGGACAACATTCTGCCGAATGTTTCCGGTATGCGAGGCCCGTTCGGGTGTCTGAACAACGCCCGGTACGGTATCGCTTGGGGCGCATTGGGCGCCGCAGAGTCCTGCCTGAAGATCGCCCGTGGCTACACGCTGGACCGAAAGCAGTTCAAGCGACCGCTGGCCGCCAACCAGATCATGCAGAAGAAGATGGCCGATATGCTGACGGAGATCAGTCTGGGACTGGCGGCGTGCCTGCACGTGGGACGACTCAAGGACCAGAAGAT CCACACGCCGGAGATGATCTCGATGCTGAAGCGTAACAACGCGGGTAAGGCGCTGGAGATTGCGCGGGTGGCGCGTGACATGCTCGGTGGTAACGGGATTTCCGACGAGTACCACATCATCCGCCACGTGATGAATCTGGAGGCGGTGAACAcgtatgaag GAACGCACGACATTCACGCTCTGATTTTGGGACGTGCCATCACGGGTATCGCAGCATTCTAA
- the LOC6031210 gene encoding ribosome-releasing factor 2, mitochondrial, translating to MMYTPTTNHYIFVRRNRFYRATEVLRTSVWWCADNTEQSLPIMLLLLCNRSVVPRGIRRILRTAATVTPLRWNHTGPGASETLLEKNIRNIGILAHIDGGKTTTTERMLFYAGKTNVLGEVHHGNTVTDFLVQERERGITICSAAVSFDWRDHRVNLLDTPGHIDFTMEVEQSLAAVDGTVVILDGSAGVEAQTVTVWSQADRHRLPRLVFVNKMDKESADFEGCLEELEKKLGVVPVPLQLPVIKEGKLAGVVDVLSGAQVVWDKQNHGRTYKAIPLVDQQLVEAQDKLYQIIDVLSGMDDGLAQAIIESDSMDNVKPELVASAIRACTMKQQIVPVFLGSAYKNIGVQLLMDAVLKYLPAPNERNEIYNCFGSDFVGKISKVTHDKQRGPLSLVRVFRGTLKKGAKIITAKGTSETIQRIYAPWADEYREISSISAGNVGLCAGPKSTVTGDLVVANASVLRNAIKKLSPTNDGVEEDDINELLASKLSFHTVVPDAVYFCSIEPPSSSYQAALDAALREIQREDPSLRVSYDETTMQTVLGGMGKLHLEIIKSRILSEYKIDVDLGPLQIAYKETLEEPARGSWTAEKEIAGSKQLVRMEVTVHAKRKDERFLLDSSPEAQENLRMIRPRQMSYVRKGSLAALERGPKLGGQLMDVAVTLHQLTIGKGTADTFIMAATAQCVRHVLSSAKCRLMEPIMLLEMVMPAEHLNPILADLGKRRCEILDVTARGQQHKVLRANAPLAELEDYSSEVRCISSGTASVSMEPNGYALLSEMDEASAIRRAHGLE from the exons ATGATGTACACGCCAACGACAAACCACTACATTTTTGTTCGGCGCAACAGATTTTATCGCGCAACAGAAGtgttgcgcacttcggtttggtggtgcgcggataatacAGAGCAGTCGCTCCCGAtcatgctgctgctgttgtgcaACCGCTCGGTGGTTCCTCGCGGAATCCGGCGGATTTTACGGACCGCAGCAACAGTAACCCCGCTCCGGTGGAATCACACCGGTCCTGGCGCCAGTGAAACGCTGCTGGAGAAAAACATCCGCAACATTGGCATCCTAGCCCACATCGATGgcg GCAAAACGACCACCACGGAACGGATGCTGTTCTACGCCGGTAAGACCAATGTCCTCGGGGAGGTTCACCATGGGAACACGGTGACGGACTTTCTGGTTCAGGAGCGGGAACGCGGGATTACGATTTGCAGTGCGGCGGTTAGTTTCGACTGGAGGGATCATCGGGTGAATCTGCTCGATACTCCGGGGCACATTGACTTTACGATGGAGGTGGAGCAATCGCTGGCGGCTGTTGACGGGACGGTGGTCATTTTGGACGGGTCGGCGGGGGTTGAGGCGCAAACGGTGACCGTTTGGAGTCAGGCCGATCGGCACAGGTTGCCGCGGTTGGTTTTCGTCAATAAGATGGACAAGGAGAGTGCGGACTTTGAGGGTTGTTTGGAGGAGTTGGAGAAGAAGCTCGGGGTTGTTCCGGTTCCGCTGCAGTTGCCTGTGATAAAGGAGGGCAAGTTGGCGGGGGTTGTTGATGTTTTGTCTGGGGCGCAGGTCGTGTGGGACAAACAGAACCATGGGCGAACTTATAAGGCGATTCCGCTGGTGGATCAGCAACTAGTGGAGGCACAGGACAAGCTGTACCAGATCATCGATGTCCTGTCCGGGATGGATGATGGTTTGGCGCAAGCGATTATCGAATCCGACAGTATGGACAACGTGAAGCCCGAGCTGGTGGCCAGTGCGATTCGAGCGTGCACGATGAAGCAGCAGATCGTTCCAGTGTTTCTTGGCTCGGCTTACAAGAACATCGGCGTGCAGCTACTTATGGATGCTGTGCTGAAGTATTTGCCGGCGCCGAATGAAAGGAACGAGATTTACAATTGTTTTGG TTCTGACTTTGTAGGAAAGATCTCCAAGGTGACTCACGACAAGCAGCGTGGACCGCTCAGTCTAGTGCGAGTATTTCGTGGAACGCTAAAGAAAGGTGCAAAAATCATCACCGCAAAAGGAACATCGGAAACGATCCAACGAATCTACGCTCCTTGGGCGGACGAATACCGGGAGATATCTTCCATCAGTGCAGGCAACGTAGGTCTCTGCGCTGGACCAAAGTCAACCGTTACCGGCGATCTGGTTGTCGCGAACGCATCCGTCCTCCGAAATGCCATTAAGAAGCTATCCCCAACCAACGACGGCGTCGAAGAGGACGACATCAACGAGCTGCTCGCGTCCAAGCTGTCCTTTCACACGGTCGTCCCGGACGCGGTTTACTTCTGCTCGATCGAACCACCGTCCTCCTCCTACCAAGCCGCGCTCGACGCCGCTCTGCGGGAAATCCAACGCGAAGATCCGAGCCTTCGGGTGTCGTACGACGAAACCACCATGCAGACCGTCCTCGGCGGAATGGGTAAGTTACACCTGGAAATTATAAAGTCGCGCATCCTGTCCGAGTACAAGATCGACGTCGATTTGGGTCCGCTGCAGATCGCGTACAAAGAAACGCTTGAAGAACCGGCACGCGGTTCGTGGACGGCGGAGAAGGAAATCGCCGGAAGTAAGCAACTCGTGCGAATGGAAGTGACGGTGCACGCAAAGCGGAAGGACGAACGCTTTCTACTGGATAGCTCACCGGAGGCCCAGGAAAATCTCCGCATGATCCGACCGCGGCAAATGTCCTACGTCAGGAAAGGTTCGCTGGCAGCGCTCGAGCGCGGTCCCAAGCTGGGCGGACAGTTGATGGACGTTGCCGTAACGCTTCATCAGCTGACGATCGGCAAGGGAACGGCGGACACGTTCATCATGGCGGCGACCGCGCAGTGCGTGCGGCACGTCCTAAGCTCGGCCAAGTGTCGCCTCATGGAGCCGATCATGCTGCTGGAGATGGTGATGCCCGCCGAGCATCTCAACCCGATTCTCGCGGATTTGGGCAAGCGCAGGTGTGAAATCCTGGACGTCACCGCCCGTGGCCAGCAGCACAAGGTGCTCCGAGCGAACGCTCCCCTGGCAGAGCTCGAGGATTACTCCAGCGAGGTAAGGTGTATCAGCTCGGGCACGGCCAGCGTCTCGATGGAACCGAACGGGTACGCGCTGCTGAGCGAGATGGACGAAGCGAGTGCGATCCGGAGGGCGCACGGGTTGGAGTAG
- the LOC6031212 gene encoding LOW QUALITY PROTEIN: zinc finger-containing ubiquitin peptidase 1 (The sequence of the model RefSeq protein was modified relative to this genomic sequence to represent the inferred CDS: inserted 1 base in 1 codon), with protein sequence MSHHTNGKDGSSSGNTNTKDSASASGASAMGPPPAPPMVVASNGIHLQEHSCEICGMSGLSDDAMRDHTRQCHVEGCAQCPFCGLSGVPAAELLLHVNQAHLDYLTPENELMSFIDDQTPSVDGDSDSISDCRGLSPSITSELLTPVSNVNGKVASNGGNSATLYHFNGAASSSNHKISSSMSTSMSSSRSSVGGGNQTNGFYNGAGMMSVSSGSTSSSNGGLFPSGSKQCPEVTITSTTTSSTSNNKSCDMGMTNGASKEVVMNGGGAGCTSGVVASGSGTSSNGTTVTTGAGGQGSPLRSQLGLKLKSHKPITTTTTKPSPLQCLLCPYTTENPSVLEEHINRSHFDPLSPSINNGDGASGHSHVDTLSALQCPICARTFESGSDLELHVNIEHRDILSPAKADRQPNGGGTPSAAAATVNGCLTGSLCPVCGISFDNMKTAEMEIHIEKHFSKSPQNPSTAGVDQPDLEKQAQKLREQREFEMLRAQYGMDDQGNFREQSAAAMQRAVYAGEMSVADYYERQVGLRAAESHGVDDGSSCTKSVSPRVLALSASSPNVLKTYVCSSVDHYASSYGDKGWGCGYRNLQMMLSSLLQNTAYNEALYSAWGSHGPARTAMPSISRLQRMVEAAWAQGFDVQGSEQLGCKLYNTRKWIGATEIVTVLSWLRIRCELVDFHRPTXPDGRHPELFNWVLRYFEEPRIHTPPLYLQHQGHSRTIIGIEQRTSGLSLLVLDPSHGPRQVAALGSSQDSLRLIRKNSAAMRAPQYQVVAVKGLIETEEQYQASKILRSHRIPPDR encoded by the exons ATGTCGCACCACACAAACGGCAAGGATGGAAGTAGTTCAGGCAATACCAACACCAAAGACTCGGCATCCGCGTCCGGTGCCAGTGCGATGGGTCCCCCGCCAGCTCCGCCAATGGTGGTGGCCTCCAACGGAATCCATCTGCAGGAGCACTCGTGCGAGATTTGCGGCATGTCCGGCCTGTCGGACGACGCAATGCGAGATCACACACGCCAGTGCCACGTCGAAGGCTGTGCCCAGTGTCCGTTTTGTGGGCTGAGTGGCGTTCCGGCGGCCGAGCTGCTGCTGCACGTAAATCAGGCCCATCTGGACTATCTGACGCCGGAGAACGAGCTGATGAGTTTTATCGACGATCAGACGCCCAGTGTTGACGGGGATTCGGACTCGATTTCGGACTGTCGCGGGTTATCGCCTTCGATTACGTCCGAGCTGCTGACACCGGTTTCAAACGTGAACGGGAAGGTTGCGAGCAACGGCGGGAACTCGGCGACGTTGTACCACTTTAATGGCGCGGCCAGTTCCAGCAATCATAAGATAAGTTCTTCGATGAGCACGAGCATGAGTAGCAGTCGGTCCAGCGTTGGAGGTGGGAATCAGACAAATGGGTTCTACAACGGGGCAGGCATGATGAGTGTGAGCAGCGGAAGTACCAGTAGCAGTAATGGCGGACTGTTTCCGAGCGGAAGTAAGCAGTGTCCTGAGGTGACGATAACGTCGACAACTACGAGTAGTACAAGCAACAACAAAAGCTGTGATATGGGCATGACGAACGGTGCTAGCAAAGAGGTGGTGATGAACGGAGGTGGCGCCGGGTGTACGAGTGGGGTCGTTGCTAGCGGAAGTGGCACCAGCAGCAATGGCACGACTGTGACTACCGGTGCCGGTGGGCAAGGATCTCCGCTGCGGTCTCAGCTGGGACTTAAGCTGAAATCACACAAACCGATTACCACAACCACTACCAAACCTAGTCCGTTGCAGTGCTTGCTGTGTCCTTACACGACCGAAAACCCGAGCGTCCTCGAGGAGCATATAAACCGATCGCACTTTGACCCGCTGAGTCCAAGCATAAACAACGGCGACGGAGCCAGCGGTCATTCCCACGTGGACACGCTAAGCGCCCTGCAATGTCCCATTTGCGCGCGAACCTTTGAGTCTGGTTCCGACCTGGAATTGCACGTCAACATCGAACACCGCGACATCCTGAGTCCGGCCAAAGCGGATCGACAGCCAAACGGCGGTGGAACGCCTTCGGCCGCAGCTGCCACAGTCAACGGTTGCCTGACCGGGAGTTTGTGTCCGGTTTGTGGCATTTCCTTCGATAACATGAAAACTGCCGAAATGGAGATCCACATCGAGAAGCACTTTAGCAAGAGTCCACAGAACCCGAGTACAGCCGGTGTAGATCAACCCGATTTGGAAAAGCAAGCTCAGAAGTTGCGAGAGCAGCGAGAGTTTGAGATGCTGAGGGCTCAGTACGGAATGGATGACCAGGGCAACTTCCGGGAACAATCTGCTGCGGCAATGCAACGGGCCGTTTATGCCGGAGAAATGAGCGTCGCCGATTACTACGAGCGGCAGGTTGGCCTAAGGGCGGCCGAGTCCCACGGCGTTGACGATGGATCGTCCTGCACCAAGTCCGTTTCGCCGCGGGTTTTAGCCCTTTCCGCGTCCTCGCCGAACGTGCTGAAAACGTATGTCTGCTCGAGCGTTGATCATTACGCGTCCAGCTACGGCGACAAGGGCTGGGGTTGTGGCTACCGGAATTTGCAGATGATGCTGTCGTCGCTGTTACAG AACACCGCCTACAACGAAGCTCTCTACTCGGCGTGGGGATCGCACGGACCAGCCCGAACTGCGATGCCAAGTATTTCAAGGCTGCAGCGGATGGTGGAGGCCGCCTGGGCTCAGGGATTCGACGTTCAGGGTTCGGAGCAGCTAGGTTGCAAGCTGTACAACACGCGCAAATGGATCGGCGCCACCGAAATCGTCACCGTGCTGTCCTGGCTGCGGATTCGCTGTGAGCTGGTGGACTTTCACCGGCCAA TCCCGGACGGACGCCACCCGGAGCTGTTCAACTGGGTGCTGCGATACTTTGAGGAACCGCGAATCCACACGCCACCGCTGTACCTGCAGCATCAGG GCCACTCCCGCACCATCATCGGCATCGAGCAGCGCACCTCTGGGCTGTCGCTGCTGGTGCTCGATCCGAGCCACGGGCCGCGCCAGGTTGCGGCGCTCGGGTCCTCGCAGGACTCGCTGCGGTTGATACGGAAAAATTCCGCCGCCATGAGGGCGCCCCAGTACCAGGTGGTGGCGGTGAAGGGGCTCATCGAAACCGAGGAGCAGTATCAA GCTAGTAAAATTTTGCGATCCCACAGAATCCCGCCCGACCGTTGA